Genomic window (Candidatus Vicinibacter proximus):
CAATGCACCCTCGTACTAAAGCAAAGCTGATTGAATTCAATTTACTGCAGGAATTTACCCAACTTAAAAATTTAATCATCACTGAGCCATTGGGATATATTGAATTTATTACCTTAATGCGTTATGCCACTCTAATTTTGACGGATTCAGGTGGGGTACAAGAAGAAAGTACATATCTTAAAATACCTTGTTTAACTTTTAGAAAATCAACTGAAAGACCCATTACCGTTGAGATAGGCAGCAATTTATTGTTAGATGAATTAAATCCGGAAATAGCCATAGTAAAGTGTAATGAAATTTTGGAGGGCAGAGTGAAAGAATCTGGCGTTCCTGAATTGTGGGATGGGATGGCATCCATTCGGATAATGGATGTCCTTAGGCATACAATCAATTAGTAAACATGAATTTGGGACTTTATTTAAGAACATTGACAAAGCTTAGGGCATCCCAAATTTATTTTCAAGTTTATTATAGAATCAAAGGCATCTTACCCCAAAAAAATTATCAAAGATACTTTACGAAGGAAATATTTCCATTAGAGACAATTTATAAACCTGTTTACACTGGTCTAAAGCAAAGCGGATGTAATAAATTTTCTTTACTCAACATAAGCCATGATTTTGGGGAGCTTATTGATTGGAATATTTCTGTACATGGCAGATTGTGGAATTACCACCTTCAATATCTTGATTTTTTAAGTGATGTAGGATTAGAACTTCATGAGCGTTTAGCTTTGTTGGAGGATATATCAAATTGTATATTAGAAGGAAGTTTAAGATTAGAACCTTATCCGGTGTCTATAAGGTTAATTAATACTTTGGTCTTTTTTCATGGAATACCGGAGAGGAACGTTCTTATTGAAAAAGCAGTATTGAAGCAAATTGATTTTCTTGAATCAAACCTCGAATATCATATTCTTGCAAATCATTTTTTGGAAAACTTGATTGCGATGTGTTTGGCAGCACACTTTGTAAAAGACCGGATTCTGATCATAAAATTTACAAAACGACTCCTGATCGAATTAGAAGAGCAAATTCTTCCCGATGGAGCGCATTATGAGAGATCCGTGATGTACCACATGAATATATTGAACAGACTGATGATTTTAGTTAGTTTGCAGGATTTAAGTCAGGAAGCTTATTTTCTTTTAAAACGGTACATAACCCTGATGGCATCATGGCTATTTACATTTTCAGAAGAAAACAATGAATTACCCTTATTTCAGGACTGTGCAAGGAACGAATGTTTAAGTCCAGATAAGTTATTGGAAGAATGTAGAAACCTTAAAATACCATACGAATTTATACCATTGAAGGAATCCGGTTATCGAAAGTTTCGACTACAGAATTCTGTTCTGTGGATCAATAGTGGAAACATTTCTCCTGTTTATCAACCCGGACATAGTCATGCGGATTTGCTAAATTTTGTTTTACACATAAACCAAATTCCTCACATCGTAGACACCGGAATTTCTACTTATGAGGTAAATGAACGCAGAAAATATGAACGTGGTTCTGGCGCCCATAATGTTGTCATCATTGATGAAAAAGATCAATCTGAAATGTGGGGGGCTTTTCGTATCGGTAGGAGAGCTAAATTGAAAATAATAAATGAAAATTCAGAATCCTTGGTTAGTGAAGTTTATCAACTTTGTAAACCTGAATGGCGCCACCAGAGAAGTTTTACTTGCCATCCATCAGAATTTGTCATCCACGATTTTATAAAGGGTATAGAGAATTGTACAGGGTGCGCATTGTTTCATTTTGATAGAAATATTACCTCAATATTGATTGATCAAAAAGAAAAATTTGTAGAAGCTGGACAAATAAAGCTATTTTTTGAAGGTGCCCGTCAAATTTATCTGGAAGATTACAAGCAAGCTATTGGGTTTAATCAAATAGAAAATGCACAATGTCTAAAGGTAGATTTTGCAGATATGTTGATCACGAGAATTGAAGTTCATGTCTAGAAGAATTTTATATCTCAGTTATTTTTATTCACCGGATTTGGGGGCGGGATCCTTTCGAAATACTGCCTTGACGCAAGCCCTTTCTAAAAAATTAAATAGCGATGATCATATTGATGTGATGTCTACCCTTCCAAATCGATATAAAATGGATAATTTGATGGCGAGCGTGTATGAGCAGATAAATAACCTATACGTTCACAGATTCAAAGTTGCAAGTCATGGAAATGGTTTTGTGAAACAGATATTTTCATTTTTGACTTTCCGAAAGCAGGTCTTGAATAAAATACACAATCAGAAATATGATCTTGTTTTTGCATCAAGTTCAAAGTTGTTTACTGCATATTTGGCTTATAAAATCGCCAAGAAAAGGGGATTGCCATTGTATGTTGATCTGAGAGATTTGTTTTCAGAGAACTTAGCAGAACTTATTAAAATTCCATTTATAGGTACATTTTTATCCTATATAGTGCGCATTTATTTTGAAAGACCTGTTGTCCAATATGCAACTCATATTAATGTAAATTCAGAGGGATTTTTAGAATCTCTGAAAGGTCTAAGAAATGCAAAAATTAGTTTCTTCCCTAATGGTATTGATGATTTTTTTCTTGGTCATGTGCAAGATGTTCTCTTGGCAAATGAGCCTAAAATTATATGCTATGCGGGCAATATTGGAGAAGGACAGGGTCTTGAAAAAATTATTCCGCCTTTGGCTAAAATATTGGGATCTAAATTTTTGATTAGAATCATTGGCGATGGTTCAACCAAGCATAAATTGCAGAGAGAAATTATCAGTCATGGTTTAATAAATGTGGAAATTCTTCCCCCAGTTCCTAGAAGCGAATTACATCAATATTATTGTCATGCCCATTATTTATTTGTTCATTTGAATGACTACCATTCTTTTAAAAAAGTACTTCCCTCTAAATTATTTGAATATGCATGTTTTAATATTCCTATTGTTGCAGGAGTGGCAGGATATGCAAAAGAATTTATAGAGAAACACATCAAAGACAATGTATTTGTATTTGAGCCATGCGATGTGGACAAAGCTGCAAATTATTTTTTGAATTCTGAATATCAGCTTAAGTCAAGAATTGAATTTATTGATCGTTTTAAACGAACTCAGATCTCTGAAGATATGGCTGATTCAATTATTCAGTATTTACCCTCCGCCACATGAGAATTCTACTCCTCAGTAATTCTGCCTGGAATATTTACAATTTCAGACTTGGATTGATAGAAGCATTAAATGATCTCGGTCATGAGATATATCTATCCAGTCCATTAGATGAATTTGTTTCCAGAATTCCTGCTGATAAATACAAAGAGTTTTATCCAGTAAAACATCTTACTCCAAGAGGGCAGAATCCAAATAAAGATTTATTGTTAATTTTGGAATTGAAAAAAATATTTAATTATTGTAATCCTGATCTGATTTTATTATTTACCATTAAGCCTAATATCTATGGTGGCATTGTATCCCGATATCTAGAAATTCCATTTGTAGTTAATATTACCGGATTAGGATCACAGTTTACTTTGCATAATCGATTTGGATTTATTGTTCAGAAATTATTTCTCATTTCTTTAAAGAAATGTAAACTTGCATTATTTCATAATCAGGAAGATTTGGATTATTTTGTAGAACATAAATTATTATTTCCTGAAAGGGTCTCTGTTGTGAATGGTTCCGGTGTAGATGTAAATAGGTTCAGGCCGGAACCAAGAAAAAGTAAAGATCGATTGGTTTTTCTATTTTCCGGCAGGTTGCTAAGAGAAAAAGGATTAGGTGAGTATATGGAAGCCGCTAAAATTTTAAAAGAGAAAAATCATGCCATAGACTGTTATGTATTAGGACCTATTGAGAGCATTGAGTATGATACGGATCTAAAAAACGAATTTGATCTGGCAAGGCAGAATAAGGATATATTTTATTTTGATGGAACTCATAATGTTATCCCCTTTCTACAAGCTGCAGATGTCTTCGTGCTTCCTTCCTATCGTGAAGGAAGATCAAAGGCTATTTTAGAGGCAATGTCTATGGGTTTACCCATTATTACATGCGATGTTGCAGGATGCAGAGATGTTGTTGTGGATGGAGTAAATGGTTATTTAGTAAGAGAACAGGACCCTGTTAGTCTTTATCATGCCATGGATAAAATGAATAGTTTAAGTTTTGAAGATCGGCAACAGATGGGTTTTTACAGCAGGCAATTTGTTATGGATAAATTTGAGATGAGCAAAGTACAGATCCAATATATACAGGCATTAAAGAAGTGGAAACTAATTGGGTAATGCAATCAGTGAAAAGCTTATATCAAAAAAACAGATTATATTATCAAAAGAGGCTTAGCCTGGTTTTGGAGAGACTAAATTGGAAGAATAAAAGAATTCTTGACCTTGGCTGCGGAGAAATGTTGCTTAAGAATTTTATACAAGGCGATGAGATCGTTGATTATTTGGGTGTAGACAATATTCCATACCAGCATACTCCCGATTTCATTTGTATGGATGTAATACAATTTCTAAGTGAGTATAAGATGGACAATGAACTTATTTTTTGTTTAGGTTTAATAGATCATCTGGAGGTTGAAGCGCAAAATAGATTAATTGAATTACTTTCATTAAAAACTTTTTATAGAATTATAATAAGTAAGTCGAATGAGAATAATATATTATTCAAAAATTTGAACATTGGACGTGAGATCAATTTGCCCAATTGCTTTGTAATCATA
Coding sequences:
- a CDS encoding heparinase II/III-family protein — its product is MNLGLYLRTLTKLRASQIYFQVYYRIKGILPQKNYQRYFTKEIFPLETIYKPVYTGLKQSGCNKFSLLNISHDFGELIDWNISVHGRLWNYHLQYLDFLSDVGLELHERLALLEDISNCILEGSLRLEPYPVSIRLINTLVFFHGIPERNVLIEKAVLKQIDFLESNLEYHILANHFLENLIAMCLAAHFVKDRILIIKFTKRLLIELEEQILPDGAHYERSVMYHMNILNRLMILVSLQDLSQEAYFLLKRYITLMASWLFTFSEENNELPLFQDCARNECLSPDKLLEECRNLKIPYEFIPLKESGYRKFRLQNSVLWINSGNISPVYQPGHSHADLLNFVLHINQIPHIVDTGISTYEVNERRKYERGSGAHNVVIIDEKDQSEMWGAFRIGRRAKLKIINENSESLVSEVYQLCKPEWRHQRSFTCHPSEFVIHDFIKGIENCTGCALFHFDRNITSILIDQKEKFVEAGQIKLFFEGARQIYLEDYKQAIGFNQIENAQCLKVDFADMLITRIEVHV
- a CDS encoding glycosyltransferase family 4 protein, which produces MSRRILYLSYFYSPDLGAGSFRNTALTQALSKKLNSDDHIDVMSTLPNRYKMDNLMASVYEQINNLYVHRFKVASHGNGFVKQIFSFLTFRKQVLNKIHNQKYDLVFASSSKLFTAYLAYKIAKKRGLPLYVDLRDLFSENLAELIKIPFIGTFLSYIVRIYFERPVVQYATHINVNSEGFLESLKGLRNAKISFFPNGIDDFFLGHVQDVLLANEPKIICYAGNIGEGQGLEKIIPPLAKILGSKFLIRIIGDGSTKHKLQREIISHGLINVEILPPVPRSELHQYYCHAHYLFVHLNDYHSFKKVLPSKLFEYACFNIPIVAGVAGYAKEFIEKHIKDNVFVFEPCDVDKAANYFLNSEYQLKSRIEFIDRFKRTQISEDMADSIIQYLPSAT
- a CDS encoding glycosyltransferase family 4 protein, with protein sequence MRILLLSNSAWNIYNFRLGLIEALNDLGHEIYLSSPLDEFVSRIPADKYKEFYPVKHLTPRGQNPNKDLLLILELKKIFNYCNPDLILLFTIKPNIYGGIVSRYLEIPFVVNITGLGSQFTLHNRFGFIVQKLFLISLKKCKLALFHNQEDLDYFVEHKLLFPERVSVVNGSGVDVNRFRPEPRKSKDRLVFLFSGRLLREKGLGEYMEAAKILKEKNHAIDCYVLGPIESIEYDTDLKNEFDLARQNKDIFYFDGTHNVIPFLQAADVFVLPSYREGRSKAILEAMSMGLPIITCDVAGCRDVVVDGVNGYLVREQDPVSLYHAMDKMNSLSFEDRQQMGFYSRQFVMDKFEMSKVQIQYIQALKKWKLIG